The Streptomyces sp. NBC_00236 DNA window GACCTGGGCGTTGACCGAGACGGCGCGGGCCAGCGCGACCATCTGCTGGGTGCCGATGCCCAGGGTGTGCAGGGGCCTCTTCGGGTCGACGCGCACGCCGAAGCCGTCGAGGAGTTCGGTGGTCTCGCGGTGCATCCGGGAGAAGTCGATCAGGCCGAAGCGGTTCTTGGGCTCACGGCCGAGGAAGATGTTGCGCGCCACGCTCATCAGCGGGACGAGGTTCACCTCCTGGTAGATCGTGGAGATGCCGGCCTGCTGCGCCTCGAAGGGCCGGGCGAAGGCGATCTGTTCGCCGGCCAGCCGCAGTTCGCCCTCGTCGGGCCGGTAGACGCCGGTCAGCACCTTGATCAGGGTGGACTTGCCGGCTCCGTTCTCCCCCACGAGTGCGTGGGTCTCCCCGGCGCGCAGGGTGAAGGAGACGTCGTCGAGGGCGACGACGCCCGGGAAACGCTTGCTCACCGAGCGGGCTTCGAGGACGGACGCGGCCGCCGCGAAGTCCGGTGACACGTCGGCGGGCGACGCGGGCGCCTCCTTCGCGTCGGCGGGCGACGCGGGCGACGCGGGCGCCTCCTTCGCGTCGGCGGCCGGCGCGGATGCCTCCGTCACCTCGGCGGCCGGCGCGGATGCCTCCGTCACCTCGGCGGCCGGCGCGGATGCCTCCTTCGCGTCGGCGGCCCGCTGCGGCGGCTGCGGTACTGCTTCGGGTGGTGCCATGGCTGTTCTTGGCCTTCCGCTCTTCCAAGGGTGTGGGCCCGGGGCCGCCGTGACGGGTGGCGGCGTCACGGCGGCGGGTGGTCCGGCGGGGCCGGTACGGGCCGGGGGCCGCGTACGGATCGGTACGCGGCCGGACCGGCCGGCGGGCCCCGCCGGCGCTACGGGCGGGTGGGGCGAGCCCCGGTCAGAACGCGCCGCCGAGCGAGGCCTTGGCGTTGGACTCGTCGTAGGCGCGGTCGGTGATGATCACGTTCTCCGGGATCTCCTCACCGGCGTAGAACTTCTGGGCGGTCGCGAAGGCCAGCGGGCCGAAGCGCGGGTTCGACTCGATGACGGCGTTGTACTCGCCGTTGACCAGGGCCTGGACGGCGTTGCGGGTGCCGTCGACGGAGACGATCTTGACGTCCTTGCCGGGCTTCTTGCCCGCGGCCTTCAGCGCGGTGACCGCGCCGAGGCCCATCTCGTCGTTCTCCGCGTAGACGGCGGTGATGTCGGGCTTGGACTGGATCAGCTGCTCCATGACCTGCTGGCCCTTGTCGCGGGCGAACTCACCGGTCTGCTGGGCGACTATCTCCAGGCCGGGGGCCTTGGCCTTCAGCTGGTCGACGAAGCCCTTGGTGCGGTCGGTGGTGACGTTGTTGCCCGAGGCGCCGAGGAGGATGGCGACCTTGCCCTTGCCGCCGGTCGTCTTGATCATCGCGTCCGCCGCGCGCTTGCCCTGCTCCACGAAGTCGGAGCCGAGGAACGCCACGTAGTCCTTGCAGGCGGTGGCGTTGACCTTTCGGTCGATGGTGAGGACGGGGACCTTCTTGGCGGCGGCGGCCTTGAGCGCCGGCTCCAGACCGTCGGAGTTCAGCGGAGCGACGATGAGGAACTGGGCACCCTGCGACAGCATGTCCTGGATGTCGCTGATCTGCTTGGACAGCTGCGACTGGGCGTTGGTCGTGAGCAGCTTCTTGACGCCGACCTTCTTGGCCTCGTCCTTGATGGACTGGGTCTCGGCGATACGGAACGGGTTGGCTTCCTTCTCCGACTGGGAGAAGCCGACCACGGCGTTCTTCAGGTCCAGCTTGGGTGCGCCGTAGGTCTGCAGCGAGCAGCCCGAACCGGAGGAGGACTCCGGGGTCTTGGCCGCCTGCGCGCCCTGGCTGCTGTCGGTGGTCGCGGTGTCCGAGGTCTCCGACTTGGAGCAGCCGGAGGCGGCCAGCGTGGCGGTGGCGGCGAGGAGGCAGGCCACGGCGAGGGTACGGGTTCGACGCTGGATCATCATGCGCGGGAGCTCCTTGGCGGGATGACGGCACGCCGATGGGCGTGCGGTCGGGCATGGCTGGACGATGCATCGGCTGCCGCTCGGCGGCTGATGTCACTGCATCCCTCACGACCCCGCTAGCTGGACGAACTGCGGTCGTGAGAGTCTGCGCGGCCTCTCGGCGGCTCGGTTTACAACGTTATATAGGCGCCGCGGCACGGGCGGCAAGAGCATGGCCGATGCGTTTCCAAAATGTGTCGCAGCCACCCGGCGCCGGTGGACGACTCCCACCGCACCGGTTGCCGCCGCACCCCTGGACAGCGGCCCGGCGCCGTGCTGTCATACCGCCGGTACCCAATTTTTCCAACGTTGCAAGCACGTTGCCGCGTCACCCCTCCGGTCGCGACGGCGTGCCCTGCCGTGCGCGCGTCCGGGATCCGCACCCGGGCCCGGTGGGCGGCCTGGCGAGGCCCGCAGTGTCCGGCAAGTCCCGCAGTGTCATGTGCCGTTTCCGAGCCGGTGCCCCGCACGGCCGGCCGAGAGCAGGAGCCCTCCATGCCCCTGAACCGCAGACAACTCATGGCCGGTGCGCTGGCCACCGCCGCCGCCACGGCCGCCTCCGGCCGCTGGGCCACCACCGCGACCGCGGCCGGACACCGGGCGAAGCCCGCCCACGGCGGCCACTACTCCCCCAACGCCGCACCGCTGCACCCGACCGCGTTCCTGAAGCTCCCGCCCGGCCGGGTCACCGCGCGCGGCTGGCTGGCCGGACAGCTCAAGCTCCAGCTGGACGGCTTGTGCGGCCGCTACGAGGAGTTCTCGCACTTTCTCGACTTCACCGCCACCGGCTGGGTCCGCCCCGAACTCGGCGGCTGGGAGGAAGTCCCGTACTGGCTGCGCGGATACACCGACCTCGCGATCGTGACCGGCGACGCCAAGGCCCTCGCTGCCGTGCGCCGCTGGATCGACGCGATTCTCACCACCCAGCAGCCCGACGGCTTCTTCGGCCCGAGGGCGCTGCGCACGTCCCTGAACGGCGGCCCGGACTTCTGGCCCTTCCTGCCGCTGATCCAGGCCCTGCGCTCCTGGCAGGAGTACGCGGGCGACACCCGGGTCATCCCCTTCCTCAGCCGGTTCTTCCGCTACATGAACGCCCAGGGTCCCGGCGCCTTCAACACCAGCTGGATCGCCCTGCGCTGGGGCGACGGCCTGGACAGCGTCTTCTGGCTCTTCAACCGCACCGGCGACACCTTCCTCCTCGACCTCGCCGACAAGATCCACGCGAACGGCGCCGACTGGGGCGACAACCTGGTCAACCTGCACAACGTCAACATCGCGCAGGGATTCCGCGAGCCCGCCCAGTACGCGCTGCGCAGCGGCTCGGCCGACGACACCCGGAACACGTACGGGACGTACGGCAAGGCCATGGACCAGTACGGGCAGTTCCCCGGCGGCGGCTTCGCCGGGGACGAGAACGCCCGGCCCGGGCACGGCGACCCCCGTCAGGGCTTCGAGACGTGCGGGATCGTCGAGTTCATGGCCAGCCACCAGCTGCTCACCCGGATCACCGGCGACCCGCTGTGGGCAGACCGCTGCGAGGAGCTGGCGTTCAACTCGCTGCCCGCCTCGCTCGATCCCTCCGGCAGGGCGGTCCACTACATCACCAGCGCCAACAGCGTGGACCTCGACAACGTGCCGAAGAACGGGCGGCAGTTCCAGAACGGCTTCGCCATGCAGGCCTTCCTGCCCGGCGTCGACCAGTACCGCTGCTGCCCGCACAACTACGGCATGGGCTGGCCGTACTTCGTCGAGGAGCTGTGGCTCGCCACACCGGACGGGGGTCTCGCCGCCGCGATGTACGCGAGCTGCGAGGTCACCGCGAAGGTCGCGGACGGCGCCGAGGTCACCTTCACCGAGGAGACCGGCTACCCCTTCACGGACACGGTCACGCTGACACTGAAGGCGCCGAAGAGGCTGTCGTTCCCCTTGGTGCTGCGCGTACCCGCCTGGTGCGACAACCCGGAGATCGAGGTCAACGGGCGTCCGGTCGACGCCCCCGCGGGACCGGCGTTCGCCCGCGTCGACCGTACGTGGGCCGACGGCGACCGGGTGACCCTCCGCTTCCCGCAGAAGACCACGGTCCGCACCTGGGAACACAACCACGGCGCCGTGAGCGTGGACCGCGGTCCGCTCACGTACTCCCTGCGGATCGACGAGGAGTACGAGCGCATCGGCGGCACCGAACAGTTCCCGGAGTACGCGGTGCACGCCACGAGTCCGTGGAACTACGGGCTCGTCCTCGACGAACGGAAGCCGGCGGCCTCGCTGCGCCACCACACCACCCACCAGGTCAAGGAGACCAACCCCTTCACGCTCGCCGGCACCCCGCTGACCATGACGGCGAAGGCCCGGCGGATCCCGGAGTGGACGGCGGACGGCGAGCACGTCGTCGCCCCGCTCCAGGACGGCCCGGCCGGCAGCTCCGAGCCGGTGGAGGAGATCACGCTCGTCCCGATGGGGGCGGCACGGCTGCGCATCACCTCGTTCCCCACGACCGATCCGGGCGCGGAGCCCTGGCTCTCCGACGGCTGGTACCGGATCCGCAACCGCCACTCCGGCAAGGTCCTCGGCGTCGACAACATGTCCACGGCCAACAGCGCCCATGTCGTCCAGTTCGGCGACACGGGCACCGACGACCACGACTGGCGGCTGGTCCCCGAGGGCGACGGCTGGTACCGGATCCGCAACCGCCACTCCGGCAAGGTTCTCGGCGTCGACAACATGTCCACCGCCGACAGCGCCCACGTCGTCCAGTTCGACGACAACGGCACCGACGACCACCTCTGGCAGCTCGTCCCCGACGGCGACGGCCGGTACCGGATCCGCAACCGCCACTCCGGCAAGGTCCTCGGCGTCGACAACATGTCCACCGCCGACAGCGCCCACGTCGTCCAGTTCGACGACAACGGCACCGACGACCACCTCTGGCAGCTGGTCCGCCCCTCCTGACTGTTCCACGCCATCCCGCACCGCTCCCCGCGCCACCCGGCGCGGGGAGTTTCCCGTACCGGAACAGAACCCGACGAAGGAGACGAACCCATGAACCGTTTACGTGTGCCCGGCCGGAGGCCGTGGTGGAGACGGGCGGTCGTCACGACCGGACTGCTGGCGCTGGTGTCCTCGGCGCTGGTCGGAGTCGGATCGGCGCCCGCCGGTGCCGCCTCCTGGGCGCCGAAGCCGTCCCCGATGACGACGCCGTGGACCGACCAGGTCCCCGTCGACACACCGCTGCCGGAGTACCCGCGCCCACAGCTGACGCGCCCCGACTGGGCCAACCTCAACGGCATCTGGGACTTCGCGGTGACCGGCCGGGACGCCGGGCAGCCGGCGTCGTTCCCCGATCGGATCCGGGTGCCGTTCGTCGCGGAGTCCGCGCTCTCCGGCATCCAGCGGAAGATCACCGAGAACGACAAGCTCTGGTACAAACGCACCTTCACCGTGCCGTCGAACTGGAACGGCCGCCGGGTCGAGCTGAACTTCGGCGCCTCCGACTGGCAGACCACGGTGTGGGTCAACGGCACCCAGGTCGGCGCACACAAGGGCGGGTACGACTCGTTCGCGTACGACATCACCCCGCAGCTGGCCGGCGGCACGAACACCGTCGTGGTCTCCGTGTACGACCCGACGCAGACCGGCGGACAGGCCGTCGGCAAGCAGCGCATCAGCGACGTACAGCCGCACAGCGGCGGCGGCATCTTCTACACCGCGGCCTCGGGGATCTGGCAGACCGTCTGGCTGGAGCCGGTCGCGGCAGCTCACATCACGCGTCTGGACATGACACCGAACCTCGGCGCCGGCACCCTGCGGGTGAAGGTCCAGGCGGCGTCGGCAGCCGGCCGCGACGCCCGGGTCACCGTCTCCAGCGGCGGGAACGTCGTCGGCACGGCCACCGGAACCGTCGGCTCCGAGGTCTCCGTTCCCGTACCGAACCCGCATCTGTGGACTCCGGAGGACCCGTTCCTCTACGACGTGAAGGCGGAACTGCTCGACGGCTCGGCGGTCACGGACTCGGCCGGCAGCTACGCGGGCATGCGGTCGATCGCCGTGGCGAAGGTCGACGGTGTGCTGCGTCCGGTCCTCAACGGGAAGTTCGTCTTCCAGACCGGCACCCTGGACCAGGGCTACTGGCCGGACGGCATCTACACCGCACCGACCGACGCCGCCCTGAAGTCGGACCTCCAGGCACACAAGGACCTCGGCTTCAACATGGTCCGCAAGCACATCAAGGTCGAACCGCAGCGATGGTTCTACTGGGCGGACAGGCTGGGCCTGCTTGTCTGGCAGGACATGCCGGCCATGGACACCGGCAAGAGCCCCGACGCGGCGGCCCGCACCCAGTGGGAGGCCGAGTTCCACGCCATCATCGACCAGCACCGCAGCTCACCCTCCCTGGTGATGTGGGTCGACCAGAACGAGGGCTGGGGGCAGTACGACCAGGCCAGGATCGCCAACGAGGTGAAGGCGTACGATCCGTCCCGGCTGGTAAACAACATGAGC harbors:
- a CDS encoding ABC transporter substrate-binding protein, which codes for MMIQRRTRTLAVACLLAATATLAASGCSKSETSDTATTDSSQGAQAAKTPESSSGSGCSLQTYGAPKLDLKNAVVGFSQSEKEANPFRIAETQSIKDEAKKVGVKKLLTTNAQSQLSKQISDIQDMLSQGAQFLIVAPLNSDGLEPALKAAAAKKVPVLTIDRKVNATACKDYVAFLGSDFVEQGKRAADAMIKTTGGKGKVAILLGASGNNVTTDRTKGFVDQLKAKAPGLEIVAQQTGEFARDKGQQVMEQLIQSKPDITAVYAENDEMGLGAVTALKAAGKKPGKDVKIVSVDGTRNAVQALVNGEYNAVIESNPRFGPLAFATAQKFYAGEEIPENVIITDRAYDESNAKASLGGAF
- a CDS encoding RICIN domain-containing protein codes for the protein MPLNRRQLMAGALATAAATAASGRWATTATAAGHRAKPAHGGHYSPNAAPLHPTAFLKLPPGRVTARGWLAGQLKLQLDGLCGRYEEFSHFLDFTATGWVRPELGGWEEVPYWLRGYTDLAIVTGDAKALAAVRRWIDAILTTQQPDGFFGPRALRTSLNGGPDFWPFLPLIQALRSWQEYAGDTRVIPFLSRFFRYMNAQGPGAFNTSWIALRWGDGLDSVFWLFNRTGDTFLLDLADKIHANGADWGDNLVNLHNVNIAQGFREPAQYALRSGSADDTRNTYGTYGKAMDQYGQFPGGGFAGDENARPGHGDPRQGFETCGIVEFMASHQLLTRITGDPLWADRCEELAFNSLPASLDPSGRAVHYITSANSVDLDNVPKNGRQFQNGFAMQAFLPGVDQYRCCPHNYGMGWPYFVEELWLATPDGGLAAAMYASCEVTAKVADGAEVTFTEETGYPFTDTVTLTLKAPKRLSFPLVLRVPAWCDNPEIEVNGRPVDAPAGPAFARVDRTWADGDRVTLRFPQKTTVRTWEHNHGAVSVDRGPLTYSLRIDEEYERIGGTEQFPEYAVHATSPWNYGLVLDERKPAASLRHHTTHQVKETNPFTLAGTPLTMTAKARRIPEWTADGEHVVAPLQDGPAGSSEPVEEITLVPMGAARLRITSFPTTDPGAEPWLSDGWYRIRNRHSGKVLGVDNMSTANSAHVVQFGDTGTDDHDWRLVPEGDGWYRIRNRHSGKVLGVDNMSTADSAHVVQFDDNGTDDHLWQLVPDGDGRYRIRNRHSGKVLGVDNMSTADSAHVVQFDDNGTDDHLWQLVRPS
- a CDS encoding AbfB domain-containing protein; the encoded protein is MNRLRVPGRRPWWRRAVVTTGLLALVSSALVGVGSAPAGAASWAPKPSPMTTPWTDQVPVDTPLPEYPRPQLTRPDWANLNGIWDFAVTGRDAGQPASFPDRIRVPFVAESALSGIQRKITENDKLWYKRTFTVPSNWNGRRVELNFGASDWQTTVWVNGTQVGAHKGGYDSFAYDITPQLAGGTNTVVVSVYDPTQTGGQAVGKQRISDVQPHSGGGIFYTAASGIWQTVWLEPVAAAHITRLDMTPNLGAGTLRVKVQAASAAGRDARVTVSSGGNVVGTATGTVGSEVSVPVPNPHLWTPEDPFLYDVKAELLDGSAVTDSAGSYAGMRSIAVAKVDGVLRPVLNGKFVFQTGTLDQGYWPDGIYTAPTDAALKSDLQAHKDLGFNMVRKHIKVEPQRWFYWADRLGLLVWQDMPAMDTGKSPDAAARTQWEAEFHAIIDQHRSSPSLVMWVDQNEGWGQYDQARIANEVKAYDPSRLVNNMSGVNCCGSVDGGNGDVVDNHIYVGPGNTAPTATRAAVLGEFGGLGYKVPGHEWFPGGGFSYEDQASVSALNNRFVGLLDSIRVGQLPAGLSASVYTEITDVENEANGLLTYDRQVVKVDTARVKAANQALINASRNPAPPVTLPTGQYKSLRVTTPGYTDKYLRHQDALAFTAVVDGASSALLKNDATWKIVTGLANSNCYSLESRNYPGEYLRHRDFRVRRDANDGSALFRADATWCAVAGTGGVRLSSANLPGSYLRHIDSEVWLATPGGGHAWDNPATFTEDTTWAVEAPWAP